A window of Heterodontus francisci isolate sHetFra1 chromosome 2, sHetFra1.hap1, whole genome shotgun sequence genomic DNA:
TCTGAAGAATTCAGAACCCTTTGTCAAGATGCTGCTTTGTGGGCACAACTGGCCTGGAACTGCTTATAGTTCTAGCGAGACCCTTCAGATGAGGGTGGAAGATGTCCTGAGCAGCTAAAATGCAATGGGTCAAAGAAAGAATCTCTGTCGCCTCCTGTTGCTGCCCCACATGTTCTAATGAAGACTAGTCTTTACAgtgtcttcaaagtccttgaacatgttgttgcctccctaatacatgTCCAacttttccagaactccatgtttgaacctcaaTAAATAAGTTTTCCTCCTTGCCACAGCACAGAAATTGCCTTCATCAaagacacaaatgacatcctctgtgtctgtgaccatggtgcaccatttctcctcatctttctcGACTTCTCTGCAGCCTTCGACGTAGTtgaacacatcatcctcctccattgccTCTCCTTCATTGTGCAGCTGAGTGGAACTGCCCTCAGTTGGTTATCTATCCAATTGTAGCTAGAATATCTCTTGCAATGGCTTTGCTTATGGctcctgcatcattacctctggtgtcccccaaggacttATCCTTGGCTctgtcctatttctcatctgcatgctaccCTCAACGACACCATCTGAAGACATGATGCTAGATTCCACATATATGCTGCTGACACAGTTTTACCTCACCAGCATCTGTCTCAACTCTTCCACTGTctttgtgttgtcagactgcttgtctgacatacaGTCCTCCAATtagacattgggaagaccaaagtcactGTCCTTTGGCCCTGACCGCAAACTCCATTCACTTGCTCTCAATTCCATGCCCCTCCTTGGTCAAGATCTCAGATTAAACTAGAGTGTTtgcaacctcagcatcctatttgaccctgagctgtgcctctgaccccatatcctctccatcacaagcaGACTGCCTATttgcacctctgtaacatcatctgTCTCTGTCTTTGCTTCAGGCCATCTGCTATTGAAGCCCTGatgcatgcttttgttacctccagactagaCTATTGTACAgctctcctggctgttctcccaatttccatcctccataaacttgagcttatctaAAACTTTGCTGCTTTATTTTTACCTGCATCAAGGCACGCTCAGtcattgcccctgtgctcactgacctacatgactcctggtccaccaatgcctcaatGTAAAAATTCTCTACCTCACATTCAAATCCATCTATGATCTCTCTTCGCCCTATTTCTGTAATGTCCTACAGCACTACAAACAACTGGGAACTACGTTCTTCCTCCAACTCTGGACTCTAGTGCATCCACCATTCCCTTTATGCCACAATTGGTGGATGTGCCTGCAGTCTTCTTtagtgctaagctctggaatttcctcccttaaCATTTCTGTCTCTTCACCTACCTCatctcctttaaaacactctttacaacctacctctctgaccaagttttGGTCACCTGCCTGATGACTTCCTCTTCCTTCTTTTGAGGtcttttgataacgctcctgtgcagtgccttgggacattttactagactatggtgctatataaatgcattgttgttattgttgttggtgAGATATTATGATGTGTAAATGAATGAGGTAAGGTACAGGTAAAGAGACAATGGAATAATTAATGAAAGAATACATACAGTTAATGAGATAACATGCAGTTTgatgtgtcatggtcctgtaatttttttttctctggggaatatgcggtttgcctttaaggctggcaaaggatcagtactgctttaagaaccagcaagcctcaggtgttagagaaaatgcattttcacTTACCGTtgatacaaccattcagagactgcgattcaaagggtgcattctcgttaccatggatacagccgcTTGAATTGAGCAACACGTGATACATttattacaattcaattttgaactggctttttagttgaagacagtctgttctaacagagaacatagacagacagctgtggtgttagcacctaaaaaaaagagctctcagccatttaaattgaaggaaaagAATTTaagtctgtttaattatctctcaaaattctaaaaaaatttcaagccaaaacagagatctctgataatttgaactgaagaaagggaagttagactgtgacaatcttttatccctcaaaaacgctatagtcagattgattctattgaaagtgttcacaagtttttgttgaaatccatcgctgaagaaggaaagcatcacttactgctggaattagactacggactgttctactgtggaagaaccttttttccccatcagatggctgtgaggacttcaagcaacattggactgtaaatttgcaaggactctaatttttttctattttaaatgttgtttatatcttcatagtgtttaagaatttagtttttcgaattaaacagttaatttgttgatttaaagacacctggtttggttagcctcattcgggggttaatagatggtacaatttggctgggtctttctttaacttggaaagtttaaaatgatatgttaggcaatctgtggagggatgggattgaattaacagtgcgtttctcccaccacaatcagaatcgtatattttgattgggggctttgactggagcggtcagtcgtaacagatGAAATACTGTCTAATTAATGAGGTAATGACAAGTTATGACAAGTGCCATGTGCTGTTGAATAAGTTAACGTAGAGTTAATGAGATCATGTACAGCTTAATGACATAATGCAATTAATAAGATAATAAATGGCTCAATCAAAATATCACTTTAATGATAATGACAATATACAATTAATTAAATAACAAGTTAATGTGGTAATGGTAATTGATAATGTACATTTTAATGACAGGTTAATGAGAAAACGTACAGTTAGTGAGATAATGAACAGTAATGAGACAGTAAATGCTTAATGAAATACCGCACAGTTAAGAAAACGCAGCCGAATGATGTAACATGCAGATAATGCAACAAGAAAAAGTTAATCTGTAGTTTAATAAGATAAAGTGCACTTTAATGAGATAACAATGTGACACTGAAGCATCACCCTTAATTACCTTCTCAAGTCTCTAgattggggcttgaactcacaatcaTGTTGACACCTTTCGAACGTTGGTGTAATATATGTTAAAATAATACTATTGAGATAAACTCAGCTTTCAAAGGACTAAATTGACAGGATAGCAAGGCTTGCAATTATGGAttaaaatttagaagaatgagtgtgCTATAGACAATAAAAGATTGTTTAACATTCCAGTGATTTTTTGCACCTGCTGCTGCTATGACAACTCTATTTATTTGAATTAAGCAGCGATCTTTGCTGGGTTAGGGAGGACTTTGCAATGGGTGGGATGAGATAGATCCAATCTAGAGTCAGAATGGGGGAAGTGAAAGACAGTAGACTGCAGAACAGAAGGCTCTGCCAGCTAGATGACAGAATGTAAGGAGTTATTCTGTTTAAATGAAGTCAGACGTGAGAAAGCACACAGCGTTCATTATAATATGAAGACAAGTGGTGTTGATTGAAGTAGATGTGGCTCTCTGTGTTTACCTGCTGTGAAGTGATGCAGCTTGATGATTTATATCAACTCATCTAAACTAAGCATTTGTTCACATTCAAACATGCAAATGACTCAAAATCCAGTACGGATCACAAGGGAATGCTACTGTTAGACCCCTTGATTTTGCTATTGTACATGGATTGGTAGGGAGGTTAATGTAGTACCTGTATTCAAAAAGGGCAGCAAATCAGAAAGGGGGGCAATCGTAGGCTTGTTAGCTTAATCTCAGTTCGTAGGAGGTCCTGTAGCTTGAAAACAGCAGCAGGATGTCACAGCAGGTAAGTGAGAGAACGGATGCCCCAAAATGGAGGTGCACCCTCTGCAACTTTTAAAATGTGAAATACAAAATGGCCTTTGCAGCCGAGCCagaattgttggggggggggggggtgggtgggagggagaccctccacaggatggcctgtggctactgctgaacccaggcaggtagggagggcctctaagcctgcatgGAGCACTGCCCTCCTCCCTGGGTCTGCTGCCAGAAGGCCACATTCAGGCAGCTAAACTGTCCCCCTCCGCCTGCTGGTACCTGGAGGCCAAAGGGATGGGGCAGGAGAACTGGCACACAGGCTCATGGTCTGAATTTCCACTTCCACCTGCCTCTGTTCCCAACGGGGCTATAAATCCAGCCCTAGGTGTTATTAGAGACTCGCAATATGGCTTCTGGAAAAGAAAGTTATGTCTCACCAACCTAGTTGAATTTTCTGAGATGGTACTAGGTTGGTGGACAAAGGTAGCCCTGCAATATAGAGTCCTGTGGAATAGGAGGGCAGATCCTGGATTAGGTAGGGAATTGGTTGAGCTCTTGCAAATATTGGCTGTTTCTAATGGAAGTGGCTCTGTGTGGAGATCAGTTACTAGGAGTCCCACAAGGTTAGGACTGCTGctcttcacaatctatattaataattcAGATGATTGTGTGGATACTATCTGCAAGTTGGCAAATGCAAGTGTTAGGAATCTTGAGGGATCACGATCTGATCTAGAAACAACAGGCAATGGGCCCATTTCTGGCAGATTTTATTTAATATAGATAAATGCGGTGTCAGACATATGGGTAGGGCTAAATTCAAGCATGTATACACCATGCTTAAAACAGATTTAAAGTGTGCTGAAGGGGAAACGGACCTAAGTTTGTAGTAGATGAGTCTCTGAAGGTGAACGACTTATTGCAAAGGCAAATAGAACACTAGAACCAGGTAATCTAAAACAAAATTAATCAGAATGTCCTTGTACAAGATTCTGGTTAGACCTCATCTGGAATATTCCATCCAGTTTTGGTCCCTTGCATGGTCAATAATGTAGATATGCTGGAAAAGTTTCAAAGGAAGAATTCTAGAATGATCTTTGGTTTAAAAGTATTTAAAATTAAAAGTTATTTTATACTAGACAAGCATAGACTTTGTGTGATTTTAAATATGTCGATGGGACCAGACAGTGTCTGTATTCACAGACCATTTGAACTAAAGGCcgactcgggtctgcaaatgaaacccgacccaagcccaacagaaccacatccgaccctgagcccaacccggcctgagtcctttcaatttttcccgcgcccgacctgactcgaccatcagctaacctaccttctgtttttcactttgttgcttatctgcacaagcttaaaacaactgtaacaaaaccacttttcaagtccaaaaagtacattaacattggagccacttaccggaggtggtgatagagtgtatctgactcggcccgacccgacccgacccaagcccgaatgccggacccggaagtgcgatccgaacccgacacatgtcgtcgggtcccgtcggatttGAGTTGGGTAGCCAGCCTTTAATTTGAATTAGACAGGTTCGGGGAAATAAGGGGCCATACATAGAAGCTATCTAAACTAGGTTAATGTCTGGAGGTTTTAGATTACATAGAGGGCTATTGATACTTGAAATAAATTACCAGCTCATGTAGTGAATGTAACTTCACTGATACAGTTCAAACAGAGCTGGATAAATTCCTTGCAGTGGCGAATATCACAGTGTATAAAAAGTACATCGGAAATTGGGTGGGTAGCTCATAGTCACTGTGATCCCCTGaacttgttttagtttagtttagagatacagcactgaaacaggcccttcggcccaccgagtctgtgccgaccatcaaccacccatttatactaatcctacactaatcccatattcctatcacatccccacctgtccctataatatttccctaccacctacctatactaggggcaatttataatggccaattaacctatcaacctgcaagtctttggcatgtgggaggaaaccggagcacccggaggaaacccacgcagacacagggagaacttgcaaactccgcacaagcagtacccagaatcgaacccgggtccctggagctgtgaggctgcggtgctaaccactgcgccactgtgtcgccccacaGTTTTGATCACTTTAAggagtcagagaggaatttcccagattttattTCCCTGAATTGGCCTCAGGTTTTCATAGTTGCATTTTTGCCTCTCTGGGAAGATTACATGACAAGTGGTGGAAGAGAACACTCcggggagtgtggagggagggggtcATGATGCTTAGCTGCACCATGACTGTTTGGGACCAGTTTGTCTTTATGTTTTTCTACATTATCACTCATCAAAAGTATTCTTTCTTtctgttcctctctctttctctctttccactTACAGGAGTCACTGACCCCTCGGAACCCcccaaaaaaggacttgcatttatatagcccctttcaggaACCAATGGCATCGCAAAGTgcgttacagtcaatgaagtactgttggaatgtaggaaaacatggcagccaacatGCACACCacaagtttccacaaacagcaaggagatatGCAACTGGATAAtcagttttggtgatgttggttgagggatagatattggccaggacattagcAAACTCTCCTGTTGTTTTTCAAAattgtacatccacctgagaggggagaccagccttggtttagcatctactgcactgaagtggcagcctagattttgctctcaagtctttggagtggggctgGAACCCTCAATTCTCTGATTTAGAAGgcggagtgctaccactgaaccacagtTGCCCCTGACCACAAGCAGCTTTCTATGGCTGTCCTAAAATTGTAACCGTTGGATTGGATATAACAAACTGTTAAGGGTTCGATTGGGTAGACCTTGTACTGTAAAAGATTTGAAGGGATGTACCTCAAATTATAAATGGCTAGAGTGAATGATTTTCATAGTGTAAGGGTTTGATTGGATCTACTTCCCTGCAAATAATTAGCATTGGATCTAATGCACTGTAAATGCCTGGATTACACTTATTTTCTTCAATCTCTTCATTCTACCATAGGTGGTCATGTCTTCAGCttcctcagccctaagctctggaattccctccttaaacttctcttCCTCTCTACctttctgtcctcctttaagaagctccttaaaacctagctctttgaccaagtttttggtcatctgtcgtGACATttgcttatgtggcttgatgtcaaattttgatgAATAATGCCAGAGAGTTGGGAtgctttgctacattaaaggcactatataaatacatgttgttgttaatgttgctatataaattcaagttgctgtTGTTATTATTGCGCACTGTAACTGGTTGGATTGGATCTATCTCATTGTAAATGATTGGATTGGAGCGATCCCACACAAAATTAATTGATTGGATTGATCTCACGCTGTAAATGGCTGTATTGAATCTCACTCTATAAATGGCTGGTTCTCTCTTGCACTGGTGTATGAGCAAATTAAACATAACTTGCGCTTAATGCAGaagaagcattggaatagtcatgtgaaCTGCTCAGCTGATGGCTTCTGTATCTGTATCTTGGTTGTTTATCCCTGTAAGGAAGATATTTGCTCACCATCTGGATTAAATGTTTCCTGAACCTTGTACCCACAAAAGCATAAAAGATGGGATTGAGACAGCAGTGGCAATAAGCAAGGTTCCGAGAAATGAAATACGCATAAATCAGGTGATTGCTTATCTCGCAGGTTAAGAACGCTGGGACCTGGAATTCGATCAAAGACAGCAGGAAGATGACCACATTGTAAGGTGCCCAACACACAAAGAACACCACCACAATACAGAAGATAATTTTCACTGTTTTGTGCTTCTTCCTTGCTTTACGCCTAATGACAGTTGCGAGAATTCTACAATAACAGAACACAATAACACCAAAGGGGATTAAGAAGAACAAGACATTTTGCTGATAACATCCTAACAGTCGCCATATATGTGCACTCTCAGTTGGGTAGTTGCTTCCACAGGTGAGGCTTTGATCCCCACTAACTACAATATCAGAGAAAATTATCTCAGGGACTGTTGCTGCGATACTAATTCCCCAAATGACTAAACTGGCTACCATGGCGTAACAGATCTTCCTGGTTCTGACAGCATACAGAGGATGAACCACTATGAAGTATCGGTCGACAGTCATTAATGTCAGCAGCAGCATCCCACTGTAATAGCCGATGAAGAAAATTGAACTCATTATTTTGCACATGGCTTTGCCAAAGATCCATCCACTTGTATGATCCACAGCCCAGAATGGAAGTGAGAGGGCAAAAAGTAAATCGGAGGTGACCAGATTCAGTATAAAGATGTCTGTTATACTCTTCAGCTTCTCGTATCTCACCAGGATCCACAAAACTAGAGTATTCCCAACCAGGCTAAAAATAAAGAATAGGCTGTACAAGACTGGGGTTAACATGGCACCAAATAAGGTGGGTTCATGATTATCACATAAGTAAACAAATGCAT
This region includes:
- the LOC137382697 gene encoding chemokine XC receptor 1-like isoform X2 codes for the protein MKSPTMSTAEPEQIYEYYDYNETDDAFVYLCDNHEPTLFGAMLTPVLYSLFFIFSLVGNTLVLWILVRYEKLKSITDIFILNLVTSDLLFALSLPFWAVDHTSGWIFGKAMCKIMSSIFFIGYYSGMLLLTLMTVDRYFIVVHPLYAVRTRKICYAMVASLVIWGISIAATVPEIIFSDIVVSGDQSLTCGSNYPTESAHIWRLLGCYQQNVLFFLIPFGVIVFCYCRILATVIRRKARKKHKTVKIIFCIVVVFFVCWAPYNVVIFLLSLIEFQVPAFLTCEISNHLIYAYFISRNLAYCHCCLNPIFYAFVGTRFRKHLIQMVSKYLPYRDKQPRYRYRSHQLSSSHDYSNASSALSASYV
- the LOC137382697 gene encoding chemokine XC receptor 1-like isoform X1 encodes the protein MCSLVGNLARNDCTRLCMKSPTMSTAEPEQIYEYYDYNETDDAFVYLCDNHEPTLFGAMLTPVLYSLFFIFSLVGNTLVLWILVRYEKLKSITDIFILNLVTSDLLFALSLPFWAVDHTSGWIFGKAMCKIMSSIFFIGYYSGMLLLTLMTVDRYFIVVHPLYAVRTRKICYAMVASLVIWGISIAATVPEIIFSDIVVSGDQSLTCGSNYPTESAHIWRLLGCYQQNVLFFLIPFGVIVFCYCRILATVIRRKARKKHKTVKIIFCIVVVFFVCWAPYNVVIFLLSLIEFQVPAFLTCEISNHLIYAYFISRNLAYCHCCLNPIFYAFVGTRFRKHLIQMVSKYLPYRDKQPRYRYRSHQLSSSHDYSNASSALSASYV